The Glycine max cultivar Williams 82 chromosome 3, Glycine_max_v4.0, whole genome shotgun sequence sequence GGCACGACCTAACCTTCTtgttctaaccatgatctgaaatcatgaagaacatttacttttttttggtaaaattaagTATTAGTATAATTTGTAACAAAGATTTGTCATTACTAATTTGTTCAAATACAAGTTTTGTATGTTTCTTACTAATTTGgtcaaattaagttttttagtACTCAACCAGTTCCTATGTGATATTTATATTTCGTTCCTCTCTTATTGTGAGTCATTTTTTGTAGATATTTACATGATGTTATCTACATAACATGCTTTGTGCAAGTCATGTCCATCGTCTCTGGAAAGTTCTGGTACACATATCTTGTGGTAAGGCCCATAATTTGTTCACATATGTGGTTTTCTTTATGAATATGGGTTTTGTTACTGTTAATGTTATTGTTTTGCATTTTGTCTAATGTTCTATAGTTTTTTAAGCTATGGTTTTTctccttttaattttgtttgtctaACTCTTAATCAACAATATGCATTTGGTATAGTTATGCTATTTCAgagtatctagaattcaatcatgAATCTGAATCTTGTGCTTCATTAGCACATGAGATCACATCATAATAGACTTTAGTTTATGCCAAAGAATAAGATACTTATGTGTAGGGATAACATAGATGCATTCATGTCTCAGCCTTGACTTACGTCTTATTCAAACTTTTTCATAACTTACAATTAAAGctaattaattttctcatttaaGTAGCTCTAGAACTCATCAATGACTCAAAAAGACATTGTGTTTCATTTCATTCACTATACGGTAGgggtgttttcttttctttccttttattttcttgggACATTCTTCTTCTAGATTCTGGCTCAAGGTTTGAACCAAGTAAGTAGTCAAAGGAGAAAACACaccttttcaattttaataactaGGCCAGCTTCGCTGCTAAGCCATGATAAGCACTTTGTAGTCAGTGCCAGGGAGGGAAGAAAATGTCAATCCCATTTGTTACTCAATACCTATATTGAATTGAATACATATTAGCATGAATTAAGGTCTGTCTTATTTTGTATCTGGAAAACTTGATTTGCTGTCACTACTTGCTTGTGCTCAGATTTTTTGTAGAAGTCTGATGAAACAATAGGGGAAAACATGGGATTCTATCTTAATCTCAAACGCAACGTAAGCCAATGTTCTTTCCCCACTTCCCTATTACATTAGGCTTATTTGGATTCCATTTGaagcatatatttatattaatgaagAACAAAAGCAGTGGTCATGacccattttatgttttttgcttTCCCTTGATGCTGCTATATGCTAAATCATAGCAATGGTTGGTAATTTACAACAAGAGCAAATCTAGCTATTGACTTGAACAGGTGTTTCGGCTAAAACGGTTTCTGCTAGGAcataaaggcataaaaagaaaatacaaacagGCAAAAAAGCCTTCATGGATGAGGCCAATGGCATATGGTTATCAAGTGGTGGAGCATAACATGGCCAGAGATGGTTCTGATTATTCAGTTGTGGCACAAAGAGAGGAAATGGATCAAATAGAATTATGGCATTTTGGAATCTTTGACGCACTAATTGGAGACAAAGTTACCAATTACATGCAGTCTTATTTCTTTTACGCACTAATTGGAGTTACCAAGTACATGCAGTCTCATGGATAGGTTTATATATAGTTGTGTTTCTGCagatatattttcttcattttctctatgAATAAGTTTTGTTGGTGTAATAATGCCTTTTGCTTACCAGAGTATCTCCAGCTAAGAGTTAAAGAAGCTATAACATGTTAACTTTGTAATATAAATTCAATTTGTCATTTCTCAGATACATATACACTTTGTAATAGCAAGTTAAAGAAGCTATAACATGTTAACTTTGTAATATAAATTCAATTTGTCATTTCTCAGATACATATACACTTTGTAATAGCATGTTGctgcggaagaaggttcttccgcaaGAAAGATTTCCTTCatgcggaagaaccttcttccgtagCAACATatggaagaaccttctttcgAGACTATgtgcggaagaaccttcttccacaACTTCACatggaagaaccttctttcgtAGGCAGGATTTATGAAccacggaagaaccttcttccgcacGTTCACGCAAAAGAACGTTCATTCGTGGTTGACAAATCCTACctgcggaagaaggttcttccgcgtGAACGTGCGGAAGAATGTTCTTCCGCCTAAATGTGCAGAAGAATGTTCTTCCGCATGTGAAATATGCCTCGTCTCCTTTGTGCGAAAGATGGTTCTTCCATTGGTTCACGCGAAAGAACATTCTTTCGTCTGTTCAcatggaagaaccttcttccgtatGCGTTCCGTTAGACTCATACGCAAGAAGTTCTTCTGTAAACTcatacggaagaacttcttccgtaagCAGTTATActtacggaagaacttcttctgtACGTATAACGTTTAGGATTCTGCATCCATTAACGGAAGAACTTCTCCTAACCTAAGTTCTCTAAGGTATGTCCTCTACCCTAATGTTACAGGCCATTAACGGATGGGAAGGTGAAACTAACCTCAACGGCAGAGAAGAAGCAGAAAAATGCAGCTCCAAACGGCCACGAACGGAGAAGATGAAGACTCGCGGAGGAGAGCAGAGGAGCGCGGCAGAAACGGAGAAGATGAAGACTCATAGAGGAGAGCAGAGGAGCGCGgcagaaagaaaaggaagaaggagaacgcgtgaaaaaatgttgggtgcgtagttttctttttaaatttattttttaatgaagggcattttagtcaattcaattggagtgctgggtgcaccagtaatgttgctgggtgcacctagcaattCCCCTCATACAAACAGGTCCCAAAATCTAGTTCTAAAGCTCGAATTAGAGCTTGCCATGACTAGAAAGGTTTATTTCGCTGCATCATTTGAAACCAAGGAATGAACTTGTGGTCTAAGTGAACAACTGCAATTGTGATTCTATCCACATCTGAGGTTTCATAATATTCAAAGAATTGCTCTGCCTTGAAAATCCACTCTAACACATTTTTTCCATCAAATCTAAGGAATTCAAACTTAACATTTCTAACCTGAAATGGTCTGCGTATTGAGTTTGAGGTACCATGTGTAGTGGTTTTGTTGAGCAACGCTTCTAAGGCTGCTTCAATCCAATCTAAATGTGAAGTATTAGCCATTTCCAACCATACTTAGCATGACAGTGTTCAATTGTCTCCAAAATGCATTTGACATCTGCCTGTAAATTACTCATGTGTGTGTTGTCTGCCATGGTGAGATGACAACACCAATGTAACGATGCTAGAATATGAAAATTGTGAGGTTATTGATTCATCTATTTATCAATAATCCACTCCCAATGTATGAATTAGGAGGAATAGTAACCAATTACAATGACGGAAGAACTGATAGAGAAGGAGTAGAATTTGAGAAGAATGAAGATAACAATTATCACACTAATCATGCCCCTTCAATATTCCCTCCCTCTTACTTATAGAGTCTCAGCATACAAAATCTTTCTATCAGGAATTCGTTAGCCTTTGCCTCATGCTCTTTCTCACTTTCGGATCTCTAACAAATTCTTATCCTTGCTATCCTAATTCTCTAGCCACATGCCTATTCTGACTTGGCTACTTCATTACACATAGCTACCTTTTATATAACAATAATGATAACCAAATTCATTTCTCCTCAAGGTTGGACTAAACATAGCATTTACCTTTTTCTCCGTATTtccattttctctctctatttgatcactttcaCGCCACTTTATATCTACAAAAGAGATACTTACTCATTTTGCTTTCATCTTTACATTAGCTCAATTCACTATTTCTTCAACCCAATagaactataataaataaatgtttaaatatgtttttggtccctGATATATACCCGACTTTTGCATTtggtccctaataaatttttcctttgaatCAAGTCCCTAATATTTGGAAAGTTTTATCCAAGGTCCCTGCCATTAATCAAGATCTGTTAACTGCTTATGTGGTTGTTAACCGAACATGTTGGCATGCGACGTATGGTGTCACGTGTACTCATTGCCTGAATCGGATTACACgtaggaaaaaaatgttttttagatttacacttaaattttttttctcttttctcttttttctttcttttttcaatctGCCCCTTTGGACAACCTTTCTTTGTTAAGTGTTGATATCTCTTCTCCCTTAGAAAACCTAGCTCTTTCTCTCCAcctccttcttcctcttttttgcAAGCTCTCCAAGCGCCACTGCCACCATCAAAAAATGACCcacaacaccaaaccacaaaTCACAATGCCAACACACCACCATGGCGCATCCTATTCCATCATCTCACACCACCATCGTGCCCTTGTTCACATGCATGAACACGGTGTCGAAACTCACTACCATCGCTGAGTCTAAGTTGTGTTGCGATTGTTTCTGCGCAAGGACCACACTCTCTTTTCCTCCCTATCATCACTTGGTCCGGTTATTTGGAGGGTTTCCTTCTTAATTTGGGCAAAGATGAAATAGAAAAGTTTTTCCCTAAATTTAGTGTTTGAATGACGAAAAGGTTTGATTTTGCATTGGAGTATCTAACTCCGATAATCCCTAGATCCATACCTAACAACAAGcaatttgtgtattttttatgaaagcttgcttgagaagcttctatggaagATGGATCTTTGAGCATCAATAAGGCCCTTCAATGATGATTTTCAGCCATGGAGTTGCAACGgaagataaaagagaagaggtgagaggaggtgccatccactagagaataagccatggaagaagaagcttcaccaccaagagagtaccttagataagaagcttagagaggaagcttcaatggaggaagagaatgagagagacagagagagaaaaaagtggCATGAGAATGAAGGAAAgatagggagagaagttgaactctGAAGTGTGCCTCACAAgacattcattcatcaaagttaccacatacacatgcttctatttataacctaggtagcttccttgagaagctagaaaaaattgatgttaacaaaaattgattaacatcggttttttaaaaaagcgATGTTAACATTACCACGAAAACtgattaacattggtttttataaaataattgatgttgatgttggaaTACTAAAAGCCTCTCTTTTGCTCGGGTGTTaaccaaaattttcaaaaccaaCCCCTTTTCGTTCTTCGAATTCCCTTCACCGCCTTTATGCCTTTATCTCCACCCAAACAGTACCACACACACACCTTTGCACTCCTCAATTTCCAACCCTCATGGATCTAGACGCATTCACTACCAACCTATTCAAGTGGGACCCACGCACTGTCCTCCCGCCCGTGCCGCCAATGAACCCGGTGTTCCATCCCGCGAGGGCGGCGGCGCCGCGCAAGCTCGGAGAACTGGAGGAGCTCTTTTAGGCTTATGGCATCTGCTACTACATGGCGGCGAAGATCACCGAGCTCGGGTTCACGGTGAGCACGTTGGTGAAGGACGAGGAGCTCGACAACATGATGAACAGCCTCACCCAGATTTTTCGCTGGGACCTCCTCATCGGTGAACGCTACGGCATCAAAGCCGCCTGCAAAGCTGAACGACGCCATGTTGAAGATGACAACATCAAGCGCCTAGTAATAGTTCCTTCCCTAAAAAATGCATCCTAAAAGATTAATGACGAATTGCAAAATCATATCATATAATTCAAAAAAGGAATGCGTTCTAGTCGAAGGGGAAAGCTAGTGGGATAACAAACTCTAGTACTTATAAAAGAGCATGCAGGGAGTCAACAAGTTGGTAACAGATGTCCACCAAAGGGGGAAATGGAAGATATATTGTtcttaaaataagataattagtGATCCAATTATTAAAAGTATTTGTTTATGATATTCAGTTAAACAGGTgataagaaaatatgaaaaatttattattatataacattaagtaaaaaaaataattaaaagttattagaaAATAGGGTAGGTGATAAAAGTGTATTTCACATAATATTTTTGGGttaacaatataatttatttatggatGAAAATTCAACTGTAGTTAGTTTGTGTATAATTGTTTAAGTTTAGGTGTGTTTGGAAAGTGGGATGGTTTGGTTGAGCTGAGTTTGGAAAGTTAATTTGAGAGGAGGTGGGTCTCGATGCCTCATAGTATGGCGTGTTCAGATTAGCTTTATAATgagatttattaattaatattttaatagtggaaataaaataataaattttttattttttatttttatttttgatggtATCACTATAATATTTGTGGAAGTAAAATTGATTCTTGTGTTATTCATGCACAGTAGTAGTAAATGATCAAGTGAGGAATTTATATTATGCACTCTTTTGTATCAACAAAGGCAGAGGTGGGTTTCCATAGGATGCAATCATGcttgttatttatattattagattACCAAATTTGTTTTGATATGCCTCTTTCAGGATATTGAAGATTGTAGGGTACAGGTACATGTATGGTTCTGGCATTAAAGCTTTGGACAATTTAGTTGAGGAGTTTATAGGAAATAACTAGTTAACTTTTGAACAATTGAATTTTGAAGTCCTCAAGTATACATGCATCCAATTTCATCTAAATTTTGGAAGAATCACAATTAACCAATgatgatcataaattttacaGACTTCGAAAGAAGGTTGAGGTGACTGAAGTCATTTTTGCCAAACATGCATAAATCATGATTAGAAAATTTtagtactattttattttttaactatgcatcttattttttattgggtGTAGAGTGGAATGCAcgtgaagaaaaataattattggttAAAGTGATAGAAATGTTTCTTTTAGATATGTAATgtaaacaaaaactaataataaattaatagttaatattatcgataaaaaactattgttattttaatactaacacttgacattttttttttccattttcatgcagaagaaagaaaatagcaAGAGAAGGAAGGATGATCATAATTTAACTcgaaaaagtaaagataaaaaggtACTGCTTCCATAAGGACCCTGGGACTCCTAATTTTAAGTTTCAACACATGCATATTTAAGTGAgagaaatttatcttttataaccTACTTCTATGGGAAAATCCTACTTGATCATCTACAGATTGGTGTTTCCTTTTGTTATGAAGATCGCGAGCTGACCTCTGACCTCTGGACATGTGCTTTTGTAGATTGCGTATATGCCTGTGGAAAATCCACCAAATGTTGGATTAGCTCCTGCTTCGGCTTTAAGAATTCATCTGGAAACGTGCTTCTGCTTTTAGAATTCATTTGCAAACATATACACATCATTACGGGTCTGTTTGGATACAAGTCACAAGTGCTTTTGAGATCTTTTCTACTGAAAATATAGAGCTTTTTCAATAGAGAAGCTCTTAAAAGAGCTTCTAGCCTTGTATCAAAACAGGCTCGTACATATTgatattattagttattattggGTTAGCTCCTGGCTGTACTATTTTTCCACCAAATGCTGCAAAATATTACTGAGAGAAGATTTGATATCCTTTTTGTTAATGGTCACCTTTTCTTATTTGCGTGGCAAGCCTATTTTTAGGCTTttgaaatttgtaaagtttatAAACTTATCTAGAGCTCATTTTTGCCAAAATACTAAAGAGAGCAAAATAAGCGTTGCTTCCACATCTTCTCACTAAACATGGTTAGCTCCCATGAAAATATTATCCCTATTTTCCAACTCTAATTGTCCAAAAGTATTTAAGCATT is a genomic window containing:
- the LOC121174549 gene encoding floricaula/leafy-like protein FL1, yielding MAAKITELGFTVSTLVKDEELDNMMNSLTQIFRWDLLIGERYGIKAACKAERRHVEDDNIKRLKKENSKRRKDDHNLTRKSKDKKEKVSDPAVKSSNFTARSNVSPYAPPMITMDNDDGISYIAIGGPTGDLLEQNAQALNQISTNLSAFQVN